From one Sulfurimonas sp. HSL-3221 genomic stretch:
- a CDS encoding thioredoxin family protein encodes MDTLKIVCPHCQSVNSVVNEVEKKEVLCSSCGQPLTDTTPVTCDAEAFKLHIAENDIPVIVDFYSPDCGPCMEMAPDFEKAASSCPLEVRFLKVNTLNDAPLALQYGVNELPTTIAFSRGMEMNRFTSKLSKDQLSMWAESLIQMTL; translated from the coding sequence ATGGACACTCTCAAGATCGTATGCCCCCACTGCCAAAGCGTCAACAGCGTCGTCAACGAAGTCGAAAAAAAAGAGGTGCTCTGCAGCAGCTGCGGCCAACCCCTGACGGACACGACACCCGTCACCTGCGACGCGGAGGCGTTCAAGCTCCACATTGCCGAAAACGACATTCCCGTCATCGTCGATTTCTACTCCCCCGACTGCGGTCCGTGCATGGAGATGGCGCCGGATTTCGAAAAAGCGGCCTCCTCCTGCCCCCTCGAAGTGCGCTTTTTGAAGGTCAATACCCTCAACGACGCGCCGCTGGCCCTGCAGTACGGCGTCAACGAGTTGCCGACGACCATTGCCTTCAGCAGGGGGATGGAGATGAACCGTTTCACGAGTAAGCTCTCCAAAGACCAGCTCAGCATGTGGGCGGAGAGCCTGATCCAGATGACGCTCTGA
- a CDS encoding NifB/NifX family molybdenum-iron cluster-binding protein: MIAIPVDKASMDATSSKLFGNVQAFALYNNDEKAFRFIPNDGQGDGVKTAKLLADHSVTSVVYSFMGNGPYGVLEAEGIGVYYLGKEPLALSTIVEGLATENFVKVISENAQTYLDPGTASGECGCGCSHD, translated from the coding sequence ATGATCGCTATACCGGTGGACAAGGCGTCAATGGATGCCACGTCATCGAAACTTTTCGGAAATGTTCAGGCATTCGCCCTTTATAATAATGATGAAAAGGCATTCCGTTTCATTCCGAACGACGGCCAAGGGGACGGTGTCAAAACCGCCAAACTGCTTGCCGATCACTCCGTAACCTCCGTCGTCTACTCTTTCATGGGTAACGGCCCCTACGGCGTCCTGGAAGCGGAAGGCATCGGTGTTTACTACCTGGGGAAAGAGCCGCTGGCGCTCTCAACCATCGTCGAAGGGCTGGCAACGGAAAACTTCGTCAAGGTTATCTCTGAAAACGCGCAGACTTACCTCGATCCGGGCACAGCGTCGGGAGAGTGCGGATGTGGATGCAGCCATGACTGA
- a CDS encoding helix-turn-helix domain-containing protein, which yields MQTIAPEALRTIRSLVGDVTQEQLRFVDAYVSPEFCAFIPVGGQCGYAVTPEHAHPAYMFVIQYDEATQVVLDGRRLTPKPRHLFCLSPGIAHHEVQNYLPPRYCAIFVDADSFESVYGEYRGDPAAFNGEMFGLDEGIQPLLQLFMQSCREEARPLAASLAQSLTHLIVRNTLAPFPAERESVSLQGRINAAVEYIHLHYAYELEQRTLAEVAGLSVSHFGRLFRSALGMSAGEYLLRVRLQHIKKVLESGETSVTDAALGAGFNSASYMARRFKAAFGETPSEYASRFK from the coding sequence ATGCAGACGATCGCACCCGAAGCGCTGCGGACGATCCGATCGCTTGTCGGCGACGTGACGCAGGAACAGCTGCGTTTTGTCGACGCCTATGTTTCGCCCGAGTTCTGCGCCTTCATCCCCGTCGGCGGACAGTGCGGTTATGCCGTGACGCCCGAACATGCCCACCCCGCCTATATGTTCGTGATCCAGTACGACGAAGCGACGCAGGTCGTCCTGGACGGAAGGCGTTTGACGCCGAAGCCCCGCCATCTCTTCTGCCTCTCCCCCGGCATTGCGCACCACGAGGTGCAGAACTACCTTCCGCCGCGCTACTGCGCCATCTTTGTCGATGCCGACAGCTTTGAAAGCGTCTACGGAGAGTACCGCGGTGATCCGGCGGCATTCAACGGCGAGATGTTCGGCCTGGACGAAGGGATCCAGCCGCTGCTGCAGCTCTTTATGCAGTCGTGCCGGGAAGAGGCCCGTCCGCTGGCCGCCTCGCTGGCACAGAGCCTGACACACCTGATTGTCCGCAATACGCTCGCACCGTTCCCGGCTGAGCGCGAGAGCGTTTCGCTGCAGGGGCGCATCAATGCCGCGGTCGAATATATCCACCTCCATTACGCCTATGAACTGGAGCAGCGCACGCTGGCGGAGGTCGCGGGCCTCTCCGTGTCGCATTTCGGGCGGCTTTTTCGTTCCGCGCTGGGGATGAGCGCGGGGGAGTACCTGCTGCGCGTGCGGCTGCAGCATATCAAAAAAGTGCTGGAGTCTGGGGAGACGAGCGTGACCGATGCCGCGCTCGGGGCGGGATTCAACTCCGCCTCCTATATGGCCCGCCGTTTCAAAGCGGCATTCGGCGAGACCCCCTCCGAGTACGCCTCGCGGTTCAAATAG
- a CDS encoding SDR family oxidoreductase yields the protein MRTLLITGAAQGIGLATATLFAKRGWKVYGLDIQAESLFATSLQGGFEPLACDLADPKSIERAAASLTHLDALVNNAATHANGDPLTLSAEEWKRVIDVNLTAPFLLSRAVAPLLMQSGGSIVNIASTRALMSEPHTEAYSASKGGLLSLTHAMAMSLSPVRVNAVSPGWIEHAAPESLHGFDHTFHPSGRVGSVSDVAEMVWFLTGDHAEFITAQNFVVDGGVTKKMIYPE from the coding sequence GTGAGAACGCTCCTCATTACCGGTGCCGCGCAGGGTATCGGGCTCGCGACTGCGACCCTCTTTGCCAAACGCGGCTGGAAAGTCTACGGCCTCGACATCCAGGCGGAATCCCTCTTCGCCACATCGCTGCAAGGCGGATTCGAACCGCTTGCCTGCGACCTCGCCGATCCGAAAAGCATCGAAAGGGCGGCAGCATCCCTGACACACCTCGACGCCCTCGTCAACAACGCCGCAACGCATGCCAACGGCGATCCGCTGACCCTCTCCGCAGAGGAGTGGAAACGGGTAATCGACGTCAACCTGACCGCCCCCTTCCTCCTCAGCCGGGCCGTGGCGCCGCTGCTGATGCAAAGCGGCGGAAGCATCGTCAATATCGCCTCCACCCGCGCCCTGATGAGCGAACCGCATACCGAGGCCTACAGTGCAAGCAAAGGGGGACTGCTCAGCCTGACCCACGCCATGGCCATGAGCCTCTCCCCCGTGCGCGTCAACGCCGTCAGCCCCGGCTGGATCGAACACGCCGCCCCCGAATCCCTGCATGGTTTTGACCACACCTTCCATCCGTCGGGACGGGTCGGCAGTGTCTCGGATGTTGCGGAAATGGTCTGGTTCCTCACCGGCGATCATGCGGAGTTCATTACGGCCCAGAACTTCGTTGTCGACGGCGGTGTGACGAAAAAGATGATCTATCCGGAGTGA
- a CDS encoding COG4705 family protein yields the protein MTRSRVPHILLLYWIIKIASTTLGETGADMFSMTFEIGYGSTILIFLALFILLASVKIAMKRYDPALYWLTFTASAIAGTAISDFIDRTLGLGYAAGSMLLLVLLAGVLLLWRAQTRSLSVEQISSVPAETYYWLAFLIANTLGTAAGDFLADDLQIGFMYSALLIGGVLTLTALLHYVTTLSPILLFWIAFILTRPFGATFGDLLTKSADDGGVAFGTIGASLVFTLMLGIALFFEIRRERAYIPEERA from the coding sequence ATGACCCGTTCACGCGTTCCCCACATCCTTTTGCTTTACTGGATCATCAAGATCGCTTCGACCACCCTGGGCGAAACCGGCGCCGATATGTTTTCCATGACCTTTGAGATCGGCTACGGGAGCACCATTCTCATTTTCCTTGCCCTGTTCATCCTGCTGGCCTCCGTCAAAATCGCGATGAAACGTTATGATCCGGCCCTCTACTGGCTGACGTTTACCGCCTCCGCCATCGCCGGAACCGCGATATCGGATTTTATCGACCGTACGCTGGGACTGGGTTATGCTGCGGGATCAATGCTCCTGCTTGTTCTGCTTGCAGGTGTCTTGTTGCTGTGGCGTGCCCAAACACGTTCGCTCTCGGTCGAACAGATCAGCTCCGTCCCGGCGGAGACCTACTACTGGCTCGCCTTTTTGATCGCCAACACGCTGGGAACGGCGGCAGGCGATTTTCTCGCCGACGACCTTCAGATCGGTTTCATGTACAGCGCCCTTCTCATCGGCGGCGTTCTGACCCTCACGGCGCTTCTGCACTACGTCACCACCCTTTCGCCGATCCTGCTCTTCTGGATCGCTTTCATCCTGACCCGTCCTTTCGGCGCGACATTCGGCGACCTGCTGACCAAATCCGCCGACGACGGGGGCGTAGCATTCGGCACCATCGGGGCCTCGCTCGTTTTCACCCTGATGCTCGGCATCGCCCTCTTCTTCGAAATCCGCCGTGAAAGGGCCTATATCCCGGAAGAAAGGGCATAA
- a CDS encoding c-type cytochrome translates to MKMIPTAAATLAVMMSALCAETGETLFDAKCAACHIKVKPTQAMKRELVAPPAPGVMFHVKQAFAGDKKAATDFIAAYALKPSKGVAKCRPMAIKRFGLMPSQQGAVTTEELALIADYLYENFPSKGFTPGM, encoded by the coding sequence ATGAAAATGATTCCGACGGCGGCAGCGACTTTGGCTGTGATGATGAGTGCGCTTTGCGCCGAGACGGGCGAGACGCTTTTTGACGCCAAATGTGCTGCATGCCATATCAAGGTCAAGCCGACGCAGGCTATGAAAAGGGAGTTGGTCGCGCCGCCGGCGCCTGGGGTGATGTTTCATGTCAAGCAGGCGTTTGCCGGAGACAAGAAAGCGGCGACGGACTTTATCGCCGCGTATGCGCTCAAACCGTCCAAGGGTGTTGCAAAATGCCGGCCCATGGCGATCAAACGTTTCGGTCTGATGCCGTCGCAGCAGGGCGCGGTCACGACAGAGGAGCTGGCGCTGATCGCCGATTACCTCTATGAGAACTTCCCCTCCAAAGGGTTCACTCCCGGTATGTAA
- a CDS encoding DUF2798 domain-containing protein: MVPMKYLQLVQTFLIATFMTFVMSFAISWINLGLVKGFIGIWMHAWLIAFAIAFPTLLLILPAMRKLAVRIASKEESA; encoded by the coding sequence ATGGTCCCCATGAAATATCTGCAGTTGGTTCAAACCTTTCTCATAGCGACGTTTATGACCTTTGTCATGTCCTTCGCCATATCATGGATCAATCTCGGTCTGGTCAAAGGATTCATCGGCATCTGGATGCATGCCTGGCTCATCGCATTTGCCATCGCCTTCCCGACCCTGCTGCTCATCCTTCCGGCGATGCGCAAACTGGCAGTACGCATCGCCTCGAAAGAAGAATCTGCATGA
- a CDS encoding M18 family aminopeptidase, producing MTREDFNDGLLGFLDASPTPFHAVGNVTGMLENAGFTYLDERGEWSLEAGKRYYTTRNASSVIAFTYTGGNDYVMFGAHTDSPNLKLKPSPVLKGSGTVRLGVEPYGGLLMNPWFDRDLGLAGRVAYRTKTGELKEANIDTGDAVAVIPSLAIHLDREANQSRSVNPQTDLPALIGCDESFNFEAWVGKQLEAFGVADFERLLSHELSLYDTQKASYVGVAKEFIASARLDNLLSCYVALLTICSVGNDRPYLMILSDHEEVGSESSSGAAGPFLENTLQRITGSYEAFVQLCQRSLMVSCDNAHAQHPNYAHKHDPEHAPYINKGLVLKLNANQRYASNSRTVSRFVLASERAGHPLQEFVTRSDMGCGSTIGPITATRLGIETLDVGLPTYAMHSIRELAGTKDAFELYEMLLAL from the coding sequence ATGACAAGAGAAGATTTCAACGACGGACTTTTGGGCTTTCTGGATGCGTCGCCGACGCCGTTCCACGCGGTAGGCAACGTCACGGGAATGCTGGAGAACGCCGGGTTTACCTATCTGGACGAGCGCGGCGAATGGTCGCTGGAGGCGGGCAAGCGCTACTACACGACGCGCAACGCCTCCTCGGTGATCGCCTTCACCTATACGGGCGGGAACGACTACGTTATGTTCGGGGCGCACACGGATTCGCCCAACCTCAAACTGAAGCCTTCCCCGGTACTGAAGGGCAGCGGCACGGTGCGCCTGGGCGTGGAGCCCTACGGCGGGCTGCTGATGAACCCCTGGTTCGACCGCGACCTCGGGCTGGCCGGGCGGGTCGCCTACCGGACGAAAACGGGGGAGCTCAAAGAGGCGAATATCGACACGGGTGACGCGGTGGCGGTGATCCCCTCCCTGGCGATCCACCTCGACCGGGAGGCGAACCAGAGCCGTTCCGTCAATCCCCAGACGGACCTGCCGGCACTCATCGGCTGCGACGAGAGTTTCAATTTTGAAGCGTGGGTTGGCAAGCAACTGGAAGCTTTCGGCGTGGCAGACTTCGAACGGCTGCTGTCGCACGAGCTGAGCCTTTACGATACGCAGAAGGCCTCCTATGTCGGCGTCGCAAAAGAGTTTATCGCCTCGGCGCGCCTGGACAACCTGCTGAGCTGCTACGTGGCGCTGCTCACTATCTGCAGCGTCGGTAATGACCGCCCCTACCTGATGATCCTCTCCGACCACGAAGAGGTCGGCAGCGAAAGTAGCAGCGGGGCCGCGGGACCTTTCCTGGAAAATACGCTGCAGCGCATCACGGGGAGCTATGAAGCCTTTGTTCAGCTCTGCCAGCGTTCCTTGATGGTGTCGTGCGACAACGCCCACGCCCAGCACCCGAACTACGCCCACAAGCACGACCCGGAGCACGCCCCCTACATCAACAAGGGGCTGGTGCTGAAACTCAACGCCAACCAGCGCTACGCGTCAAACTCGCGCACGGTCTCCCGCTTCGTTCTCGCTTCGGAGCGCGCGGGCCATCCGCTGCAGGAGTTCGTGACCCGCAGCGACATGGGGTGCGGCTCCACCATCGGCCCCATCACCGCGACGCGGCTGGGCATAGAGACCCTCGACGTCGGGCTGCCGACCTACGCCATGCACTCCATCCGCGAGCTGGCGGGAACGAAGGACGCCTTCGAACTCTACGAGATGCTGCTGGCGCTTTAA
- a CDS encoding MarR family winged helix-turn-helix transcriptional regulator → MSTASGKMGKPTMLGPLIARVKNKMRRRMNERLKPYGITAEQRAILLALCREGAMTQAQLCELTSMEPSNLSTTLKRLIAKGYVEKTEHPDEPRAYLVHATQKSRTIEQELIGLSSAVEGGLLHGIDDEALQSLYDTLSKMDANLSTRF, encoded by the coding sequence ATGAGTACAGCATCGGGCAAAATGGGCAAGCCTACCATGCTCGGACCGCTGATCGCGCGTGTGAAAAACAAAATGCGCCGTCGGATGAACGAGCGGCTCAAACCCTATGGCATCACTGCCGAACAGCGCGCCATTCTGCTGGCGCTCTGCCGCGAAGGCGCCATGACACAGGCACAGCTATGCGAATTGACTTCCATGGAACCTTCAAATCTTTCGACCACGCTCAAGCGTCTCATTGCCAAGGGATATGTCGAGAAAACGGAACATCCCGACGAACCGCGTGCCTACCTCGTCCATGCCACACAAAAAAGCCGGACAATCGAACAGGAGCTGATCGGCCTTAGCAGCGCAGTAGAGGGCGGACTGCTCCACGGCATCGACGACGAGGCGCTTCAGTCACTCTATGACACCCTGTCGAAGATGGATGCCAACCTTTCAACCCGTTTCTGA
- a CDS encoding NifU family protein: protein MKKYALDYFGFSNEEGDGCVAQFVEFPEIKGIGDTFEEAEEDAYERLEAYFQSQEEQKMTTFEAGVSAYEAKQYKEAYDLFVDSASKADANAMVNLGVMAMQGKGCGRDIEAAKAWFAKAAEQGSMHAMMSLAQIFEKGLDGTPNEKDALTYFKQAADIGHVDAQFKAGMLLKEKGEKAEAMRYLITAAHNNNVRAQEVVTYVSNKELATVLNKPFRSLPVEKQITLVMQVIDQKIRPTLEADSGGIELLNYVPGETPQIWLNYLGACSGCHLGSTSTADMLLDAFEELIDKNVVLYLM from the coding sequence ATGAAAAAGTATGCACTTGATTATTTCGGTTTTTCCAACGAGGAGGGGGACGGCTGCGTCGCCCAGTTCGTCGAGTTCCCGGAGATCAAAGGAATCGGCGATACCTTCGAGGAGGCCGAAGAAGATGCGTATGAACGGCTCGAAGCCTATTTTCAAAGTCAGGAGGAGCAGAAAATGACGACATTCGAAGCAGGAGTCAGTGCCTACGAGGCGAAACAGTATAAAGAGGCGTATGACCTCTTTGTCGATTCGGCGTCAAAAGCGGATGCCAATGCGATGGTGAACCTGGGCGTCATGGCGATGCAGGGCAAAGGGTGCGGACGCGACATCGAAGCGGCCAAAGCGTGGTTTGCAAAGGCGGCCGAACAGGGCAGCATGCATGCGATGATGAGCCTGGCGCAGATCTTCGAAAAAGGGCTCGACGGTACGCCCAATGAGAAGGATGCGCTTACCTATTTCAAGCAGGCAGCCGATATCGGGCATGTCGACGCCCAGTTCAAAGCGGGCATGCTCCTCAAAGAAAAAGGGGAGAAGGCCGAAGCGATGCGCTACCTGATTACCGCCGCGCACAATAACAATGTGCGGGCGCAGGAGGTGGTCACCTACGTCAGCAACAAGGAGCTGGCGACGGTGCTGAACAAGCCGTTCCGCAGTCTGCCGGTGGAAAAACAGATTACGCTGGTCATGCAGGTCATCGACCAGAAGATCCGCCCGACACTCGAAGCCGACAGCGGCGGGATCGAACTGCTCAACTACGTGCCGGGGGAGACGCCGCAGATCTGGTTGAACTACCTGGGCGCTTGCTCAGGCTGTCACCTCGGTTCAACCTCGACGGCGGATATGCTGCTCGACGCTTTCGAGGAGCTGATCGACAAAAATGTCGTCCTTTACCTGATGTAG
- a CDS encoding pyridoxamine 5'-phosphate oxidase family protein: MPPEILAFITQNPVCTLATAQVDQPHVRGFLSNIIGGKLYFTSSTAKAVGRQLRANPKVELCYLSQDFATMLRIRAHMKAVDDRAIKQQLIETREYLAHFSADDPSFMLLSPINGEAWFWTLADNLREAAIERVPFQPES; the protein is encoded by the coding sequence ATGCCTCCGGAAATTCTGGCATTCATCACACAAAACCCTGTCTGTACCCTGGCGACCGCCCAGGTGGACCAGCCGCATGTGCGCGGATTTTTAAGCAACATCATCGGCGGGAAGCTCTATTTCACTTCGTCGACCGCCAAAGCCGTCGGGCGTCAGCTGCGGGCGAACCCGAAGGTGGAGCTCTGCTACCTGTCGCAGGACTTTGCGACAATGCTGCGGATCCGCGCACACATGAAAGCAGTGGATGATCGCGCCATCAAGCAGCAGCTGATCGAGACCCGGGAGTACCTGGCGCACTTCAGCGCGGACGATCCCTCCTTTATGCTGCTGTCGCCGATAAACGGGGAGGCGTGGTTCTGGACGCTGGCGGACAACCTGCGCGAAGCGGCGATCGAAAGGGTGCCGTTTCAGCCCGAATCGTAA
- a CDS encoding ADP-ribosylglycohydrolase family protein, translating to MSAITKQEAIKGAFFGAIVGDALCLGSHYEYDAQKIYLAYGRKPVDRFMSPGEMMGGQTHGIGWGAQNYHPGKKAGGTTDYGDYNILFLEHLAKTAEAPRPVSVPELIPHWMHRLENGWGSWICTMTKETYAQVKRGFPVENLGGISNAMAIRHVAAHGYYDTEEAVVDASQKAMFTHRNAEALGGGEYFARVTHRVLGGTAPIDAIRAVGEQMGGFFQAKTLQAIAKFEEATDPESPLGKEKFVDDLALTSMARLWDIGRSEPVRVGKASPTEGTLPGAVYFILKYGNETDGLKKALQANAMVGGDNASRAIAIGMVLGALYGVNAIPENWKRSLDQWEYCETLLDKLPLLQSA from the coding sequence ATGAGCGCGATCACAAAACAAGAGGCGATCAAGGGGGCGTTTTTCGGTGCGATTGTCGGCGATGCCCTCTGCCTCGGAAGCCACTACGAGTACGACGCCCAGAAAATCTACCTGGCCTACGGCCGCAAACCGGTGGACCGCTTCATGTCCCCCGGCGAGATGATGGGGGGGCAGACCCACGGCATCGGCTGGGGGGCGCAGAACTACCACCCCGGCAAAAAGGCGGGGGGGACGACCGACTACGGCGATTACAACATCCTCTTTCTCGAACACCTTGCCAAGACGGCTGAGGCTCCGCGCCCGGTCAGCGTCCCCGAGCTTATTCCCCACTGGATGCACCGGCTGGAGAACGGCTGGGGGTCGTGGATCTGCACGATGACGAAGGAGACCTATGCGCAGGTGAAACGGGGCTTCCCCGTCGAAAACCTGGGCGGCATCTCCAACGCGATGGCGATCCGGCACGTCGCGGCGCACGGCTACTATGATACGGAAGAGGCGGTGGTTGACGCGTCGCAGAAGGCGATGTTCACCCACCGCAACGCCGAGGCGCTCGGCGGCGGGGAGTACTTCGCCCGTGTGACGCACCGGGTACTGGGCGGGACGGCTCCCATCGATGCGATCCGCGCCGTCGGCGAGCAGATGGGCGGCTTCTTCCAGGCCAAAACCCTCCAGGCGATCGCCAAGTTCGAGGAGGCGACGGACCCCGAATCTCCGCTCGGCAAAGAGAAGTTCGTCGACGACCTGGCGCTCACCAGCATGGCCCGGCTGTGGGATATCGGCCGCTCCGAGCCGGTGCGCGTCGGCAAGGCGAGCCCGACGGAAGGGACGCTGCCGGGTGCCGTCTACTTTATCCTCAAATACGGCAACGAAACGGACGGCCTCAAAAAGGCGCTGCAGGCCAACGCGATGGTCGGCGGCGACAACGCCTCGCGGGCCATCGCCATCGGGATGGTACTCGGCGCCCTCTACGGTGTGAACGCAATCCCGGAGAACTGGAAGCGGTCACTGGACCAGTGGGAGTACTGCGAAACCCTGCTCGACAAGCTGCCGCTGCTGCAAAGCGCGTAA
- a CDS encoding NAD(P)-dependent oxidoreductase: protein MHLGFIGLGHLGRAVAGRLLECGHTLSVYNRTPQRAEGLAVDLCDHPRDVIEKCDVVLLCLFDSTAVNAVLSGENGLLGASASGKTVIDLTTNHFDAVAGFHERCRLAGAAYLECPVLGSVVPAANGALTVLASGEEEVFERSRSILESIGAHLFYLRKPGRATKMKLVNNLALGGIMAVLAETVGIGEAAGIERETLLEILAVGGGKSLVLDAKRQKLLDDDYTPHFSNALIYKDLHCLQDLAYGLEQPLYTAAMVKELYARTFAEGFEGEDFASVAKLFRKREQ from the coding sequence ATGCATCTGGGATTTATCGGGCTCGGACACCTCGGCCGCGCCGTCGCCGGACGGCTGCTGGAGTGCGGACATACGCTGAGCGTCTACAACCGTACACCGCAGCGGGCGGAGGGACTGGCTGTCGACCTCTGCGACCATCCGCGCGACGTTATCGAAAAGTGCGACGTCGTACTGCTCTGCCTCTTCGACAGCACCGCGGTCAATGCCGTCCTCTCCGGCGAGAACGGCCTGCTTGGCGCCAGCGCCTCCGGCAAAACCGTCATCGACCTGACTACCAACCATTTCGACGCCGTTGCCGGTTTCCACGAACGCTGCCGCCTGGCAGGGGCTGCCTACCTCGAATGCCCGGTCCTCGGCAGCGTCGTCCCCGCGGCCAACGGAGCGCTGACCGTACTGGCCAGCGGAGAGGAAGAGGTGTTTGAACGTTCCAGGAGCATCCTCGAATCCATCGGCGCGCACCTCTTCTACCTGCGCAAACCGGGGCGGGCGACAAAGATGAAACTCGTCAACAACCTCGCCTTGGGCGGCATCATGGCCGTGCTGGCCGAGACCGTCGGCATCGGCGAAGCAGCCGGAATCGAGCGCGAAACGCTCCTGGAGATCCTCGCCGTCGGCGGCGGCAAATCGCTCGTGCTCGACGCCAAGCGCCAAAAACTGCTCGACGACGACTACACGCCCCACTTCTCCAACGCCCTGATCTACAAAGATCTGCACTGCCTGCAGGACCTGGCCTACGGCCTTGAACAGCCCCTGTACACGGCCGCCATGGTCAAAGAGCTCTACGCCCGCACCTTCGCCGAAGGGTTCGAGGGAGAGGATTTCGCCTCCGTCGCCAAGCTGTTCCGGAAGCGCGAGCAGTGA